The Canis lupus dingo isolate Sandy chromosome 18, ASM325472v2, whole genome shotgun sequence genome includes the window GACCGCTATGCAGCCATTTGGAACCCTCTGCGATACTCAGTTCTCATGTCTGGGAAAATTTGCTTCTTACTAATAGCTACCTCTTTCTTAGCAGGCTTTGGGAATGCAGCCATACACACAGGAATGACTTTCAGATTGTCCTTTTGTGGCTCTAATAGGATCAACCATTTCTACTGTgacaccccacccctgctcaaaCTCTCTTGCTCTGACACTCGCATCAATGGCATTGTGATCATGGCTTTCTCCAGCTTTAATGTCATCAGTTGTGTTATGATTGTTCTCATTTCCTACCTGTGTATCCTCATTGCCATCTTGAGAATGCCTTCTTTAGAAAGCAGACACaaagccttctccacctgtgCCTCCCACCTCATGGCTGTCACCATATTCTTTGGGACAATTCTCTTCATGTATTTGCGCCCTACATCTAGCTATTCAATGGAACAGGACAAGATTGTCTCTGTCTTTTATACAGTAGTGATCCCTATGCTAAATCCCCTCATCTACAGTTTGAAAAATAAGGATGTGAAAGGGGCCTTAAAGAAGATTTTACAGAAACACCTACTGTAAAACCATGTTACATATCATCCTGTTATGcagaagaaaatatgttttcatataaattttattgtcTGGTTACTttagttctgtgtgtgtgtgtgtgtgtgtgtgtattttttttatttttatttatttatttatttattttaaaattttttttattttttaatttattttttattggtgttcaatttactaacatacagaataacccccagtgcccatcacccattcactcccaccccctgccctcttccccttctatcacccctagttcgattcccagagttagcagtctttacgttctgtctccctttctgatatttcccacacatttcttcccccttcccttatattccctttcactattatttatattccccaaatgaatgagaacatataatgtttgtccttctccgactggcttacttcactcagcataataccctccagttccatccacgttgaagcaaatggtgggtatttgtcatttctaatagctgagtaatattccattgtatacataaaccacatcttctttatccattcatctttcgatggacaccgaggctccttccacagtttggctatcgtggccattgctgctataaacatcggggtgcaggtgtcccggcgtttcattgcatctgtatctttggggtaaatccccaacagtgcaattgctgggtcgtagggcaggtctatttttaactgtttgaggaacctccacacagttttccagagtggctgcaccagttcacattcccaccaacagtgtatgagggttcccttttctccgcatcctctccaacatttgttgtttcctgccttgttaattttccccattctcactggtgtgaggtggtatctcattgtggttttgatttgtatttccctgatggcaagtgatgcagagcattttctcatatgcatgttggccatgtctatgtcttcctctgtgagatttctgttcatgtcttttggtgtgtgtgtgtattaaagcAAATTGGTTAAAATGGGGCATCCCTCTAAATATTCTGGTGTCTTAAATGTTTATCCATAGGCTTACATGATGAAAAAACATAGTAGGGGAGGTTAGTGCTTAGTAAAGTATCAAAATATTTGGATATGACTGACTGGGTTTAAGTTCCAAtttcaatatttatcttttcttgatCTGACattctatctattatctattatctatctatcatctatctatctatctatctatctatctatctatctatctatcatctatcatctatctgccatctatctatcatctacctatcatctatctatcatctcggATCTGGGCAAATAGACTCAGACAGATATTTGTATACATGCCAGGAATTGTAGTGGAGAACATTCCCAGGAACAATACCTAGAAGGCTAGAAAGGAATGAGGGAAGCAGAGCTGAGTAGATAGAAGTTGAACAGTGATGAAGTTACAATAGAGTAGTCATGTGATTCCACTTGGAGCTCTGTGGCCAAGATGATCCTTCAGAGATTGCCcagattgtgaaaaaaaaaataaagatcaagtgTTTATACTTTCATAATGACCAGTTTTGAAAATGGCTCACCCACTTGGACATGGTAATTCCTTTCAGCAGGGCCAATTCCCAGAGTGGAAATCAGCTGTGAAGTGTCAGTTGACATTGCACTTGGAAGctgagaaaataaatgctttaaccCCGCAAAACAAATCTGGGTGGTATGAACAGCATCtgtcataaataataatactacTCTACTCACACAGATATCAAGAATAACAAACAAGATACAAGAAAGAATCTTATCAGGGCTTCTAATATGGGTACTACAGCAATAATGAGgtattattttact containing:
- the LOC112663687 gene encoding olfactory receptor 5AP2, which codes for MIRYMKEVQGRNQTEMTEFILLGLSDNSDLQIVLFGLFLFIYMATLVGNLGMIVLIKIDPCLHTPMYFFLSSLSFVDASYSSSVTPKMLVNLMAKNKAISFNGCAAQFYFFGSFLGTECFLLATMAYDRYAAIWNPLRYSVLMSGKICFLLIATSFLAGFGNAAIHTGMTFRLSFCGSNRINHFYCDTPPLLKLSCSDTRINGIVIMAFSSFNVISCVMIVLISYLCILIAILRMPSLESRHKAFSTCASHLMAVTIFFGTILFMYLRPTSSYSMEQDKIVSVFYTVVIPMLNPLIYSLKNKDVKGALKKILQKHLL